From the Amblyraja radiata isolate CabotCenter1 chromosome 14, sAmbRad1.1.pri, whole genome shotgun sequence genome, one window contains:
- the LOC116980683 gene encoding uncharacterized protein LOC116980683, whose protein sequence is MQRPHDVGRGWHKTMIKFHHPDKLLQAAHNVWTGKPKDGVDPVRQGNRALRSHAVAEEVDVGYPKTVLAEVDSQAMLTEPLTELPEVGTMLLPRAAGHQDVVEVHRNKLEAVSHPVHQPLECLRSVLKAEWHPHELVQPERRDDCRLGYILQVDRDLVITSYQIRFGAYSSPGQMGVEVLDVGYGVSVCGCCSIQLPIIPARSPAPASLWDHVERRRPWAV, encoded by the coding sequence ATGCagcggccgcatgatgtgggccgtggATGGCACAAAACGATGATAAAATTCCACCatcccgacaaactcctgcaggccgcgCACAATGTATGGACGGGGAAACCTaaagatggcgtcgaccctgtccggCAGGGGAACCGTGCCTTGcgaagtcacgcggtggccgaggaagtcgatgTCGGTTACCCCAAAACGGTACTTGCCGAGGTTGACAGCCAAGCCATGCtcactgagccgctgacagagctgccggaggtgggcacaatgctcctgccgcgagcggctggccaccaggatgtcgttgaGGTACACAGAAACAAACTCGAGGCCGTGTCACACCCTGTCCATCAACCGTTGGAATgcctgcgcagcgttcttaaggccgaatggcatccgcacGAACTCGTACAGCCCGAACGGCGAGATGATTGCCGTCTTGGGTACATCCTCCAGGtggaccgggatctggttataacctCGTACCAGATCCGCTTTGGAGCATATAGTAGCCCCGGCCAAATGGGcgttgaagtcctggatgtggggtacggggtatctgTCTGCGGTTGTTGCAGCATTCAGCTGCCGataatccccgcaaggtcgccagcccccgcttccCTTTGGGACCATGTGGAGAGGAGACGCCCATGGGCTgtttga
- the arl13b gene encoding ADP-ribosylation factor-like protein 13B, with protein MFRLMLNCCNWVKRQREPVRKMTLVLLGLDNSGKTATLKGILGESPTDTEPTIGFSRADVMKGKYDITIFDVGGGKNIRKIWKSYYADAFGIIFVVDSSDIRRMAEVKKVVAEVVNDPRIAGKPILVLANKQDCKEALGDGEIIEYLSLNKVVNKNKCYTHIEQCCAIVGDQIRMDEGVRRGLSWLLNNIVKNYDSLVERVTKDVSERTVSEEAERRERAVRVQKIRDEREKEEYLGQPANQEDSDEPDQSKNPFQPISKVINLNEGKIAKQKRKQKVKSAEDYVSDNEAEKELPKAIEIHTGDGLQNLQQMKSDVSEDEEQLTDVLRGDKNQQKLKLRGLKKFKKKHLRRRNKVEPVKVNDEPDESISRVVHGN; from the exons ATGTTTAGACTCATGCTCAATTGCTGCAATTGGGTGAAACGTCAACGAGAACCTGTCAG GAAAATGACTCTCGTGCTGTTGGGTTTGGATAATTCCGGAAAAACAGCAACTCTAAAAGGGATTTTGGGAG aatcACCAACAGATACAGAACCTACAATTGGTTTTTCAAGAGCTGATGTAATGAAGGGCAAATACGACATCACCATCTTTGACGTGGGAGGTGGGAAAAACATCAGAAAGATTTGGAAGAGCTATTATGCAGACGCCTTTGGAATTATTTTTGTTGTGGATTCCAGTGACATTCGGAGAATGGCAGAAGTTAAAAAGGTTGTGGCTGAAGTAGTAAATGATCCTAGGATTGCTGGCAAGCCCATCCTAGT ACTGGCAAACAAACAAGATTGTAAAGAAGCTTTAGGGGATGGTGAGATCATCGAATACCTTTCATTGAATAAAGTGGTCAATAAGAATAAATGCTACACCCATATT GAACAATGTTGTGCCATTGTGGGAGACCAAATACGTATGGACGAAGGTGTTAGGAGAGGTCTTTCTTGGCTTTTGAACAACATAGTAAAGAACTATGATAGCCTAGTAGAACGGGTTACAAAAGACGTAAGTGAGCGGACTGTATCGGAAGAAGCCGAGAGACGAGAACGTGCAGTGAGAGTACAAAAAATACGCGATGAGAG AGAAAAGGAAGAATATCTGGGACAACCTGCAAATCAGGAAGATAGTGATGAACCCGATCAAAGCAAAAACCCCTTTCAACCCATATCCAAAGTCATTAACTTG AATGAAGGGAAGATAGCGAAGCAAAAAAGGAAGCAAAAAGTAAAGTCTGCTGAAGATTATGTATCAGACAATGAAGCAGAAAAGGAATTGCCCAAGGCCATTGAAATACATACTGGGGATGGCTTACAAAACCTTCAGCAGATGAAATCAGATGTGTCAGAAGATGAAGAACAATTAACTGATGTGTTACGAGGAGATAAGAATCAACAGAAATTAAAATTACGTG ggctcaaaaaattcaagaagaagcACTTGAGGAGAAGGAATAAGGTAGAACCAGTCAAAGTAAATGATGAACCTGACGAATCAATTTCACGCGTTGTGCATGGTAATTAA
- the stx19 gene encoding syntaxin-19 has translation MRDRLQELRQRAKESELTTDNESEKLEQTRGNVAFKHQVIIFENEPVILDFLAYTHGIKDEINELTNYIKKVSEQSTASVLFTRRFSIIKKDSSNLNKCLKVRAASIHKQLDSLSNDAKQSMAEFGEDAVISRVKRAQYSFMFTQYQMAMFKINTVLINKQESCKKFMQRQFEIIGKEVSEEELNIMVEHNKWGIFNENYLSDLKITKRRMSTIELRHKELISLENQIKELQDMFVQISLMVQEQGDLVNNIVRTTMNTKEYIVKSKDKITQAAKYRQQSQCRQCCCWCFTCCL, from the coding sequence ATGAGGGACCGCCTTCAAGAGCTTAGACAACGGGCAAAAGAGAGTGAACTTACAACAGACAATGAAAGTGAAAAACTCGAGCAAACAAGGGGCAATGTGGCTTTTAAACACCAGGTCATCATTTTTGAAAATGAACCAGTTATACTTGATTTCTTAGCCTACACACATGGAATTAAAGATGAAATTAATGAATTAACAAATTATATAAAGAAAGTGAGTGAACAAAGCACTGCCTCCGTGCTTTTCACACGACGATTCAGTATTATAAAAAAGGACAGTTCCAACCTCAATAAATGCCTCAAAGTCCGGGCTGCATCCATCCATAAACAGTTAGATTCATTATCAAATGATGCAAAACAGTCCATGGCAGAGTTTGGAGAAGATGCAGTTATTTCAAGAGTTAAGAGAGCACAATATTCTTTCATGTTTACGCAATATCAGATGGCCATGTTCAAAATCAACACTGTTCTAATTAACAAGCAGGAAAGTTGCAAGAAATTCATGCAACGTCAGTTTGAAATCATTGGAAAGGAAGTATCAGAAGAGGAGCTAAACATCATGGTGGAACACAACAAGTGGGGCATTTTCAATGAAAACTACCTCAGTGACCTCAAAATTACTAAACGACGCATGTCTACAATTGAACTCCGCCATAAAGAGCTGATCAGCCTCGAGAACCAGATCAAAGAGCTGCAAGATATGTTTGTGCAGATTTCACTTATGGTGCAAGAGCAAGGAGACCTCGTCAACAACATTGTAAGAACAACAATGAACACAAAAGAATATATTGTGAAGAGCAAGGATAAAATCACCCAAGCAGCAAAATACAGACAGCAAAGCCAATGCAGACAATGCTGTTGTTGGTGTTTCACTTGTTGCCTGTAG